The Apostichopus japonicus isolate 1M-3 chromosome 20, ASM3797524v1, whole genome shotgun sequence nucleotide sequence GTACAGATGGAAAGATGGTAACATACAAGTCTATTTGACATTTATGAAGTATTCTGTGAATGTTAATAGCAACTCATGTACAAAACATTAGCCGTAGGGCTCAATATTATTGCAATTGATGAAAGGCTTAGACAAAGTTCAAATCTTTTTTTCACTCAAAATACCACATATGAGAGATTTATTAACCATTCCAACGCATTTCTATTAAATTGAAGCTCACATGCAAGCAAAACAACTATCAGATGAAGGGTGGAAAGGATAGCTATCCAAAATGATTTATTTCCAACAATGACTTTTTGTAATCTTGCAATAAACTCAGATATGTTGTATCAACTCTGAAATTACTCTTTTCAGACtcaatacaaattttcttccAAATGAGCTTGTTCATGACTTAAACTTGATCAGTATAACTCTTCCTGTGAAAAATGGATTCCACATGCAAGACAAAACTTAAGTGAAGCATTTCTATAACTTGAGCATATATATCTGCTATATTCACAGAGAAATCAGGCAAAATATCTAATGGCGATACAATTATATGACATCAAACCAACATGATTATAGTCCTAAATTCTAACAATCACTCTTGACAAGTAAAGATCTTAAAGTACAACTGCAGATGACAGTATGGTCCACCAACTTATGTTATGTACTATCACCTGTCCAAAAGTTTAGTATCTCTTTCCTAACCAGTGGTTTCCTCTCTCCCTCTGCCAAGGTGGTACTTTGCTTTCTTGGGGATACTTCGTCCCCCTGGATGAATCCCATTGGGCCGACCACCTTTTCCTTTTCTCCTCTTTGTGCTTTTGTTGCGTTTCTTCATGCATTTTCTGTACTCTCGATTTTCCAGCCATTCGCACTCATCGTTGCGCACCACACACGCAGAGTAAAGGGTTTCACAGTCCTCGTATCGCCTCATGATGAAAGCCATCTGTTGGTTGTGGAAGCACGTCCCAATTGGTCGGTTGGCACTGGGTGCTGGATCCATGAAACTGTACTCTTCAAAAACGTTGTAAGTAGTCAAAGACTTGGATATCTGAAAAACAAGTAGAAGATGTTGAAATTTATCCAATTGTCATCATAATATTCTGTGGCTTCCTAGTAGGAAAATAAAAGTAACAGAAATAAATAGACATTCATAGGAATCACTTCTTCTGATCTAATCTAGATTGTATTAAGCTCTGGATGCGGTCTGAAGTTTTGaaaacagacagatagacacATATTAGTTGACACTGTAACATGTACATGTTTAATGTATTGCTGTGtaacattttttgtgtgtgtgtggcggTGTATGCTTAATATCATGTTACAGTCACtgaaatgtcatcaaaatggATGTTCTTAACTCTCTTTAAGTCCCTGTTGTTGTTTTCCCACGAGACTCATAATATATAATACCCTGGTGTGAGTCTTTTTACATGCTAGAGGAATATCTCACTCCCTATGGCATTGACCTCCCACAGTGTTAATACCCCATGACTCTAACATCCTCTGATAACCTAAATAAATCATTCCCTACCTCACACAAATGACAGTCATGGTAGTCTCCTCTTAGCCCATTCAGTTGCTCCTGTGTTATTGAGTTCCATGTCTGTGCCCAACTGCAACCTCTCAGGATGACATAGTAACCAGCTTCATGAACATCATTTGCTGTATGTGAAAATGGAACAGAAATAAGTAACATGACTGTTGATTAGAAGATTAGTCTTAATTATACAACTGTTCAAGGAATTTGTGTGTATGCAGGGTATatgggaggagggagagggggaaggaTTCCTCCTCCTTGAACTCCTTCATTTGGTAATGATTCTGATGTACCTTCCATGTAAAGAATGCATTTCACACAACTAAATGACAGAAAGAAAAGCTCCAAGTACTATTTGATTGTTAAAATGGTATGTTTgctaaaaagaaaatcaatgcaAGTGGTTGTAAAACTCAAGTTTCATTTCTATGTATACTACCAAATGTTCTTAGTTGTTTCTTAGGTGGAATTCTAACTTCTATAGTCAGTAGAAATCTTTACCTATGAAAATCCTAGCAGACTTCCAACAAGAAACTGGCAAactttccaccaatcagtgtGGAACAGAAGTGAGGGCGCTATTCTCAATTTAGGTATTTGGTATTGTGTTGGGTGCAGTGCATAATTTTTATCATACATAGGATCTAGCCAATCTGCAAATGATGGTGCTAAGCAATTCACGTAACTATGAAAATATTCTCAGAAATTAACATGGTTAATTGCTTGAGTTGATACAACTTCAATAATtggacaaaatgacaaatagaAGAAGATATGTATTTCTTAAGTAGTACTTCATCTCTTGCATAATTCAATACAATACTGATGTGTTGGATTTTCTTCTACTTTATTCTGTTGTGGACTAATACAAGCACAACATAAACTCTTTATTTTCCAGACTGGTAGTTTGATTTAATAACAGTGTTCTGTTTTCCCCTTCTAATCACCTTGAAACTGAAAAATGAGCtagtttcatgtttttttttggtgcatCCTTTCCTTATTTTTCCTATATATTGTAACTGTAGTGTATCTTAATTAATAATATAGGAATACTCGAAATTAGATACCTGGTATACAGTAATGAGCAATGTTTACACATCATGCCATACAAATGAGGATACAGTGACCAATAAAGGCAAAAGAGGATAAATccctcctttaaggctaaagtGATGATGATGTCAACTCCTCAGTGCAATTGTAATAACACAATCAAAGCATGTTCTTAC carries:
- the LOC139961188 gene encoding uncharacterized protein; protein product: MLNVKVFMTVILAATPIVLSSNVNTFQRTGGCDCPSRHPQQTFCDESLVIKGTILSIGNAEVTGHDDGSMNMDMLIEVRVNEMFKGDERIQLESTISIHTYGMCRFEMMLTVGEVYVLSANDVHEAGYYVILRGCSWAQTWNSITQEQLNGLRGDYHDCHLCEISKSLTTYNVFEEYSFMDPAPSANRPIGTCFHNQQMAFIMRRYEDCETLYSACVVRNDECEWLENREYRKCMKKRNKSTKRRKGKGGRPNGIHPGGRSIPKKAKYHLGRGREETTG